A window from Heteronotia binoei isolate CCM8104 ecotype False Entrance Well chromosome 15, APGP_CSIRO_Hbin_v1, whole genome shotgun sequence encodes these proteins:
- the LOC132583335 gene encoding 17-beta-hydroxysteroid dehydrogenase 14-like yields the protein MLMGPTVRQGSNVVFCAEASEAEKGQEIQSALQASGCPGTACFQVCDVRKESDIKRLIQVTVECYGCLDCLVNNAGTAYKESTDDVTSRDLENLMELNTVSYLLLSKYALPYLRQTKGNIVNVGSLHGSIGMKDILSAVTTKGAVIAMTKALAIDESKYRVRVNSISPSQIWTPMVEREINRYKNPNAAAQELESFQLLGRMGTPEEVALGILFLAADGTYCTGLDLVLSGGAEVGFGIKYPRGPDTSPTDLGNLKDSSPCKQ from the exons ATGCTCATGGGGCCCACGG TTCGCCAGGGATCCAATGTGGTCTTCTGTGCAGAAGCATCTGAAG CGGAAAAGGGACAAGAGATTCAGAGTGCATTACAGGCTTCTGGGTGCCCAGGGACTGCCTGCTTCCAAGTCTGTGATGTTCGCAAGGAGTCAGACATTAAG AGGCTGATTCAGGTCACTGTAGAATGTTATGGATGCCTGGACTGTCTGGTGAACAACGCTGGAACTG CTTATAAAGAATCAACAGATGACGTGACTTCCCGTGACTTAGAAAATCTCATGGAACTCAATACCGTGAGCTATTTGTTATTATCCAAG TATGCACTGCCCTACTTACGGCAAACGAAAGGAAACATCGTCAACGTGGGCAGCCTTCATGGTAGTATTGGGATGAAGGATATACTGTCAGCTGTCACAACCAAG GGTGCTGTGATTGCAATGACCAAAGCCCTGGCCATTGACGAGAGCAAATACAGAGTACGAGTCAACAG CATCTCACCAAGCCAGATCTGGACTCCTATGGTGGAAAGGGAAATCAATCGTTATAAGAACCCAAACGCTGCAGCCCAGGAACTTGAAAGTTTTCAG CTCCTGGGACGTATGGGGACCCCAGAAGAGGTGGCATTGGGTATTCTGTTCCTTGCCGCTGATGGAACCTACTGCACTGGCCTTGATCTTGTGCTCAGTGGTGGAGCTGAAGTTGGCTTTGGAATAAAGTACCCGAGGGGTCCTGACACTTCCCCAACTGACCTTGGGAATCTGAAGGACTCCTCCCCCTGCAAGCAATAG